From Candidatus Xianfuyuplasma coldseepsis:
TTTACAGCCTTTATTGCAACTTATATTTACACCAAGTACAAAAACATCGATGTATTTAAAGTGTTTGATATAATGGCACCAGGTTTTATTATTGCACAAGCATTCGGAAGATGGGGGAACTTTTTTAATCAAGAGGCTCACGGAGGGGTCATTGGTGGATTAATGAACGAAGAACCTCTACTAACTTTAGATGAGCAAAGAGAGTTTCTAAGTAACACATTGAAGTTACCTAAATTTGTAGTAGATAATATGTATTTATATGGTCCTGATGGACTAAATTATTATCATCCAACTTTTTTATATGAGTCACTTTGGAATATTTTTGGTTTCATAATGATTGTAATCCTGAGAAGAACAAAATTCATTCGTTCAGGAGATTTAGTTGCGATTTATGCTATATGGTATTCTATAGGAAGATTTGTTATAGAAGGAATGAGAACAGATAGCTTATATATTGGAAATACAGGATTAAGAACTGCACAGATTGTATCAATAGCATTGATTGTTTTAGGCGTTGGGTATCTGTTGATAACTAGATTCACTTTGAAAAGACCTTTGTATATTGATGTAGTAAATCAGAAGAAAATTTCCATAGAAGAATAAGAACAAATATTTTTTTCAATAAATAAATATAAAATGACGTATTAAAACGATAAGATCACTCCCTGATGGAGAATGTTAAGCGCTCTGGTATATGGCGTTATATAGTAATATTACACTCAGTTTTGGCCCCGGCTGAGTAACTAGGGGCCATTTTCGTACTAATAGTATCTTATATATAGCAAATACAATATAAAATTATATATATAGTATATAAAGGTTGAAATCCATGGATATATTATGATTTCTCGGTATATTATATAGAATAAAAATATATTATAGTTATGTCCATAAAGAAATAAACACAAGATCAATAACTTCGGTTATTGGTCTTTTTCTATGCAAAGAGAGGAGAATCTATGGAAAAGAAAAAGTACTATCCCCAAAAGAAAAAGAGTAATTATCCAAAGAATCAAAGTATCACAAAACCCCTTGCTTTTGATAATCGAATTAGATATCAAAAGGGACATCA
This genomic window contains:
- the lgt gene encoding prolipoprotein diacylglyceryl transferase, which codes for MHIYDPLPNVFFEIGPIVWYMYSVMIMLGIVVAVTLGIREGKKLGIKSHTIIDGLLIILPISIIGTRLWYVIFEWERYRFDIIKIITIQDGGLAIHGGIFTAFIATYIYTKYKNIDVFKVFDIMAPGFIIAQAFGRWGNFFNQEAHGGVIGGLMNEEPLLTLDEQREFLSNTLKLPKFVVDNMYLYGPDGLNYYHPTFLYESLWNIFGFIMIVILRRTKFIRSGDLVAIYAIWYSIGRFVIEGMRTDSLYIGNTGLRTAQIVSIALIVLGVGYLLITRFTLKRPLYIDVVNQKKISIEE